Proteins from a single region of Deltaproteobacteria bacterium:
- a CDS encoding transporter, translated as MNSTRLPALCLALALSGAAAAWAEEARKIRDNSFLLEEAYNQEPGVIQHIQAFQYMKDDSWGYAFTEEWPAPRETHQLSVTVPVNHSAGGGAQTGLGDVLLNYRYQLVLKDPIALAPRLSLIVPSGDNQKGFGDDATGLQLNVPFSYELGDKWVTHWNAGATYVPAAKGPAGGRRDKSAVNYGASLIHLVSENFNLMVEAAGNSVEALDGNGLMKREDSFFINPGLRFALNHYSGLQVVPGLGMPIGVGPSQGEYGVFVYLSLEHPAF; from the coding sequence ATGAACAGCACGCGCCTGCCGGCGCTTTGCCTGGCGCTCGCGCTGTCGGGAGCCGCCGCCGCCTGGGCCGAGGAAGCCAGGAAGATCCGCGACAACTCCTTCCTGCTCGAGGAGGCTTACAACCAGGAGCCCGGGGTCATCCAGCACATCCAGGCCTTCCAGTACATGAAGGACGACTCCTGGGGCTACGCTTTCACCGAGGAGTGGCCGGCGCCGCGGGAAACGCACCAGTTATCCGTCACCGTCCCGGTGAATCATAGCGCCGGCGGCGGCGCGCAGACGGGCCTGGGCGATGTCCTGCTGAACTACCGCTACCAGCTGGTCTTGAAGGACCCGATCGCGCTTGCCCCACGGTTGTCACTGATTGTGCCGTCCGGGGATAACCAGAAGGGTTTCGGCGATGACGCCACTGGACTCCAGCTCAACGTTCCCTTCAGCTACGAGCTGGGCGACAAGTGGGTCACCCATTGGAACGCGGGCGCCACCTATGTCCCTGCGGCCAAGGGGCCGGCCGGCGGGCGCCGGGACAAGAGCGCTGTCAACTACGGAGCGAGCCTGATTCACTTGGTGTCGGAGAATTTCAACCTGATGGTCGAGGCCGCCGGCAACTCCGTCGAGGCCCTCGACGGCAATGGGCTGATGAAACGGGAGGACTCGTTCTTCATCAACCCCGGCCTGCGCTTCGCGCTCAACCACTACTCCGGACTGCAAGTCGTGCCGGGGCTCGGCATGCCGATCGGTGTCGGGCCGTCGCAAGGGGAATACGGGGTGTTCGTCTATCTGTCCTTGGAGCACCCCGCGTTTTGA
- a CDS encoding FAD:protein FMN transferase, whose product MSMLLAALMVAATVGLAPTTEAEMARAGQPVMGTILQVTVVASDSATARSLADAAVTEARRWDDVLTTWRAEGELARLNARAGLGAARISRELAAALRQMRQLSAATGGAFDPGVGPLVRVWRRPGPHATAPAGAGGSYIDDAALTLTGDEAALAAGAALDAGAIGKGIALDAIAARLRAGGAAAAFLDFGGSSQLAIGAPPEAPEGWPVLVAGVLPGSAHGVIALRDAAASTSQALGAGAEAGPIIDPRSGMPVRPPLLATVLAPDATTADAWSTALIVMGRAGLTQIDASGLAAFMEDANGSVTTRRFLLQTPRPATWASARAKP is encoded by the coding sequence ATGAGCATGCTCCTCGCCGCTCTGATGGTTGCAGCCACAGTCGGATTGGCCCCAACCACCGAGGCCGAGATGGCACGCGCGGGCCAGCCGGTCATGGGTACCATCCTGCAGGTTACGGTTGTGGCCAGCGATAGTGCTACCGCCCGCAGCCTCGCTGACGCCGCGGTAACCGAGGCTCGGCGCTGGGACGATGTGCTCACGACCTGGAGGGCGGAAGGGGAACTGGCGCGTTTGAACGCCCGCGCCGGCCTCGGTGCGGCCCGCATCAGCCGTGAGCTGGCGGCGGCACTGCGGCAAATGCGGCAGTTGAGCGCTGCCACCGGCGGTGCCTTCGACCCCGGCGTTGGCCCGCTGGTAAGGGTCTGGCGCCGGCCCGGACCGCACGCCACCGCGCCCGCCGGCGCCGGCGGTTCTTACATCGATGATGCGGCGCTGACGCTGACGGGTGACGAAGCAGCCCTGGCCGCCGGAGCCGCTTTGGATGCCGGTGCTATCGGCAAGGGCATCGCGCTGGATGCGATTGCGGCGCGGTTGCGCGCCGGCGGTGCCGCGGCAGCGTTTCTCGACTTTGGCGGATCGAGTCAACTCGCAATCGGCGCGCCGCCTGAAGCACCTGAGGGGTGGCCAGTGCTGGTGGCGGGCGTCTTGCCGGGCAGCGCCCACGGCGTGATTGCTTTGCGCGATGCGGCGGCTTCGACCTCGCAAGCGCTGGGTGCCGGTGCCGAAGCCGGCCCGATAATCGACCCGCGGTCGGGGATGCCGGTCCGTCCTCCGCTCCTGGCCACCGTCCTGGCGCCGGATGCGACCACGGCGGATGCCTGGTCCACCGCACTCATCGTCATGGGCCGGGCGGGATTGACGCAAATCGACGCCAGCGGGCTGGCCGCGTTCATGGAAGATGCCAATGGGTCAGTGACGACGCGGCGCTTTCTGCTGCAAACACCGAGGCCAGCTACTTGGGCCAGTGCCCGCGCCAAACCCTAA
- the glgB gene encoding 1,4-alpha-glucan branching protein GlgB: MSSPFLTEYDFHLLAEGTHYRSYEKLGAHLIEVDGQRGTRFAVWAPNAAAVSVVGDFNSWDARSHPMVLRHQEAGIWECFIPGIGVGALYKYFIASKNNGYKVEKADPYAFASEIRPRSASKVWDLTGYDWGDGQWLERRRHNDPLAAPMAVYEVHLGSWMRVPEDGNRWLTYREAAAKLADYVCEMGYTHVEFLPLTEHPFDASWGYQTIGYYAPTSRFGTPQDLMFLIDTLHQRGLGVLMDWVPAHFPRDEHGLAFYDGTHLYEHADPRKGEHREWGTLIFNYGRWEVDNFLISNALFWLDKYHIDGLRVDAVASMLYLDYGRHDGQWLANEYGGRENLEAVAFLRRFNEQVYGQHPGVITIAEESTAWGMVSRPTYVGGLGFGFKWDMGWMNDTLSYIARDPVHRKFHHNDLTFRMLYAFTENFVLPLSHDEVVYGKRSLLNKMPGDDWQRFANLRLLLGYMYTQPGKKLLFMGADIGQWHEWHHDESVHWHLLEYAPHRGLQRWVRDLNTAYRAEPGLHQLDCDATGFEWIDCHDSDDSSLSYLRRSKSGEVLAIACNFTPVPRLRFRLGVPHGGYWRELLNSDAAIYGGSNLGNAGGVAAEATPTHGRPCSLVITLPPLALVVFKGP, translated from the coding sequence ATGAGTTCACCGTTCCTGACTGAATACGACTTCCACCTGCTGGCCGAGGGCACGCACTACCGCAGCTACGAGAAGCTGGGCGCGCATCTCATCGAGGTTGACGGCCAGCGCGGCACCCGCTTCGCCGTCTGGGCCCCCAACGCGGCGGCAGTCTCCGTCGTCGGCGATTTCAACAGTTGGGATGCGCGCTCGCATCCGATGGTCCTGCGGCATCAGGAAGCCGGCATTTGGGAGTGCTTCATCCCCGGCATCGGCGTCGGCGCACTGTACAAGTACTTCATCGCCTCCAAGAACAACGGCTACAAGGTGGAGAAGGCCGACCCCTACGCCTTCGCCAGCGAGATCCGCCCGCGCAGCGCCTCCAAGGTGTGGGACCTCACCGGCTACGATTGGGGTGATGGCCAGTGGCTGGAGCGGCGCCGGCACAACGATCCGCTGGCTGCGCCCATGGCCGTGTACGAAGTGCACCTGGGCTCGTGGATGCGCGTGCCGGAAGACGGCAATCGCTGGCTGACTTATCGCGAAGCGGCCGCCAAGCTCGCCGACTACGTTTGCGAGATGGGTTACACCCACGTCGAGTTCCTACCCCTGACCGAACACCCGTTCGACGCCAGCTGGGGCTATCAGACCATCGGCTACTACGCCCCGACCAGCCGCTTCGGCACACCGCAAGACCTGATGTTCCTGATCGACACCCTGCACCAGCGCGGCCTCGGCGTGCTGATGGATTGGGTGCCGGCACACTTCCCGCGCGATGAGCACGGCCTGGCCTTTTACGACGGCACCCACCTCTACGAGCACGCCGACCCGCGCAAGGGCGAGCACCGCGAGTGGGGCACGCTGATCTTCAACTACGGCCGCTGGGAGGTCGACAACTTCCTCATCAGCAACGCGCTCTTCTGGCTCGACAAGTACCACATCGACGGGCTGCGGGTGGACGCGGTGGCCTCGATGCTCTACCTCGACTACGGCCGGCACGACGGCCAGTGGCTGGCCAACGAGTACGGCGGCCGCGAGAACCTCGAAGCCGTGGCCTTCTTGCGCCGCTTCAACGAACAGGTTTACGGCCAGCACCCCGGGGTCATCACCATCGCCGAGGAATCGACCGCCTGGGGCATGGTGTCACGCCCGACTTACGTCGGCGGCCTCGGCTTCGGCTTCAAGTGGGACATGGGCTGGATGAACGACACGCTGTCGTACATCGCCCGCGACCCGGTGCATCGCAAGTTCCATCACAACGATCTCACTTTCCGGATGCTTTACGCCTTCACTGAAAATTTCGTTCTGCCGCTGTCGCACGACGAGGTGGTGTACGGCAAGCGCTCGCTGCTGAACAAGATGCCGGGTGACGACTGGCAGCGCTTTGCCAACCTGCGGCTGCTGCTCGGCTACATGTACACGCAACCGGGCAAGAAGCTGCTGTTTATGGGTGCCGACATCGGGCAATGGCACGAGTGGCATCACGACGAGAGCGTGCACTGGCACCTGCTCGAGTACGCCCCGCACCGCGGCTTGCAGCGTTGGGTGCGCGACCTCAACACCGCTTATCGCGCCGAGCCCGGCCTCCATCAGCTCGACTGTGACGCCACCGGCTTCGAGTGGATCGATTGTCACGACAGCGACGACAGCTCTCTTAGTTATCTGCGCCGGAGCAAGTCGGGCGAGGTGCTGGCAATTGCGTGCAACTTCACGCCCGTGCCGCGCTTGCGGTTCCGCCTCGGCGTGCCCCACGGCGGCTACTGGCGCGAGCTGCTCAACAGCGACGCCGCCATCTACGGCGGCAGCAACTTGGGCAACGCCGGCGGCGTCGCCGCCGAAGCCACCCCCACCCACGGCCGCCCCTGCTCCCTGGTCATCACCCTCCCGCCGCTGGCGCTGGTCGTGTTCAAGGGGCCATGA
- a CDS encoding FMN-binding protein: MRSVLVAALSSRPPAAVIAALAGCLAGAVLSQPAEATLFHSREEALRLAFPDADRTEAHDFFLTPEQRSEIESRAKAPLDSNLLTVYVGYRGDEKTGYALLDTHVVRTLPETFLVVLRPDGAVAATHVLAFYEPLDYLPGERWLVQFHGKRLSDDLNIGRGIAGITGSTLSSRAVAGGIRRALAIHAVLLGGQ; the protein is encoded by the coding sequence ATGAGATCCGTGTTGGTGGCGGCTTTGTCTTCTAGACCGCCGGCCGCCGTGATTGCGGCGCTGGCCGGCTGTTTGGCCGGCGCGGTGTTGTCGCAGCCGGCAGAGGCTACGCTATTTCACTCGCGCGAGGAGGCGCTGCGGCTGGCTTTCCCCGACGCCGACCGCACCGAAGCGCACGACTTCTTCCTCACGCCCGAACAGCGCTCGGAAATCGAAAGCCGGGCCAAGGCGCCGCTCGATTCGAACCTGCTCACGGTCTACGTCGGGTACCGTGGCGACGAAAAGACGGGCTACGCGCTCCTCGACACACATGTGGTGCGGACGTTGCCGGAGACCTTCCTGGTGGTGCTGAGGCCGGACGGAGCGGTAGCCGCCACCCATGTGCTGGCTTTCTACGAGCCACTCGACTACCTGCCCGGGGAGCGTTGGCTGGTGCAGTTCCACGGCAAGCGATTGAGCGACGATCTGAACATCGGCCGCGGCATCGCCGGCATCACCGGCTCGACGCTGAGTTCGCGGGCGGTCGCCGGCGGCATTCGCCGGGCCTTGGCGATTCATGCTGTGCTGCTTGGAGGTCAGTAA
- a CDS encoding glycosyltransferase family 4 protein produces the protein MRVLIALTYYRPHVSGLTIYAQRLAQGLARRGHAVTVLTSRFSARLPVRERDGDGVEVVRVPVITKLSKGVLMPLFPLYAAALARRHDVINAHLPQFEAALLAGIGRALGRALVLTYQCDLRMPPGRFNQMVQASLTPLNELAARLADAVVVTTADYAAHSSFLRRHQGKQVVIPTLIDMPRPDSAGGERFVRRWQLEDTVRIGFAARFAAEKGVEYLLEALPRVLQEFPKLRVVFTGAYQYTVGEEAYLKYLAPLLAAFREQVVFLDLLDTQEMASFFAACDVLAVTSLNSTESFGMVQVEAMLCGTPVVATDLPGVREAVRRTGMGLIVPPRDPAALAEALIRVLRRRSEFCRPREEIVAQFDLEAALAAYENLFSKCLGARAPVR, from the coding sequence ATGCGGGTTCTCATCGCGCTCACGTATTACCGGCCGCACGTCAGCGGCCTGACGATTTACGCGCAGCGGCTGGCCCAAGGCCTGGCGCGGCGGGGGCACGCGGTCACGGTGCTCACCTCGCGCTTCAGCGCGCGGCTGCCGGTGCGCGAGCGCGACGGCGATGGGGTGGAGGTGGTTCGGGTTCCGGTAATCACCAAGCTCAGCAAGGGCGTGCTCATGCCGCTATTTCCGCTCTATGCGGCGGCGTTGGCGCGGCGCCACGACGTCATCAACGCCCATCTGCCGCAGTTTGAGGCGGCGTTGCTCGCCGGCATTGGCCGCGCGCTCGGGCGCGCGTTGGTGCTGACCTACCAGTGCGATCTGCGCATGCCGCCGGGCCGCTTCAATCAGATGGTGCAGGCGAGCCTGACGCCGCTCAACGAGTTGGCGGCCCGGCTGGCAGACGCGGTCGTGGTCACCACCGCCGACTATGCCGCCCACTCCTCGTTCCTGCGCCGGCACCAGGGGAAACAGGTGGTGATCCCGACGCTCATCGACATGCCGCGGCCCGATTCCGCCGGCGGCGAACGCTTCGTGCGACGCTGGCAGCTGGAGGACACGGTGCGCATCGGCTTCGCCGCCCGCTTCGCCGCCGAGAAGGGGGTCGAGTATCTGCTCGAAGCCTTGCCCCGCGTGCTGCAGGAATTTCCCAAACTGCGGGTGGTGTTTACCGGGGCGTATCAGTACACGGTCGGCGAGGAAGCTTACCTCAAGTACCTGGCCCCGTTGCTGGCGGCCTTTCGCGAGCAGGTGGTCTTCCTCGACCTGCTCGACACCCAGGAGATGGCCAGCTTCTTCGCCGCCTGTGACGTGCTGGCGGTCACCAGCCTGAACTCGACCGAGTCGTTCGGCATGGTCCAGGTCGAAGCCATGCTTTGCGGCACCCCGGTGGTGGCGACCGACCTGCCGGGCGTGCGCGAGGCGGTACGGCGCACCGGCATGGGGCTGATCGTACCGCCGCGTGATCCGGCCGCGCTCGCCGAGGCGCTGATCCGAGTCCTGCGCCGCCGCTCCGAGTTCTGCCGGCCGCGGGAAGAGATCGTCGCACAGTTCGATCTCGAGGCGGCGCTCGCGGCTTACGAAAACCTGTTCAGCAAGTGCCTCGGGGCACGCGCCCCGGTGCGTTGA
- a CDS encoding c-type cytochrome has product MLRLVMLALSLVLRAPAAAAIEPEAAKRLLTLLTAVGEEYREGLDNTGELVRPLEYEEARSFLAEARVRWQQAAADDAGEVAQQLAALGAAIETKAGAEQVLEQLEAVRRQIRVTAGVSEEIYPPEAPSAARGAAVFREHCVACHGARGDGQGPEAARLERKPADFTDPQFMRGETPYDFFHVISAGKRGAAMPAWQDVLSVQERWDVLAHVWRLGQTPAQLAQGQGVYLSQCAGCHGAGGDGNGSYAPQLLTPVADLTEPARLAQRTEAELFDLVRNGVAGTAMPAFRNLTEDERWSAIAFLRLLSLGGPGGGSGPAPPSTGAPASQGAAAASALAETRRLLAAALAAYRARQPQTLALVSDAYFEFEPSEKPLAVRAPGLTRQIEARFLELRALVSRPDAEPQVAGVIAAIEADLETASAAMAPQSGSYALFAQSATIILREGFEVVLIIGALVAYVVKSGNPHMQRSILLGAGAGLAGSVLTAYGLLSLLHGTAGPTAETLEGVTMLLATAVLFWVSYWLISKVQAEKWQRYIQGKVQAALSRGSVMTLAGAAFLAVYREGVETVLFYRALVGSADGAIGAIAGGLAAGAALLAGLYLTLRRFGLRLPIKPFFVGTSALLYGMALGFAGNGIAELQEAGWIALTPVAGVPRVEFLGLHPTLETLLAQGALVALVIYAGASTLRRRAARPSPLDNRPPQTGARIAEDLRLAAGEASPMQTR; this is encoded by the coding sequence ATGCTGCGCCTTGTAATGCTGGCGCTGTCGCTCGTGCTGCGGGCGCCCGCGGCGGCGGCGATCGAGCCCGAGGCCGCCAAGCGCCTCTTGACGCTGCTCACCGCCGTTGGCGAGGAATACCGTGAGGGCCTGGACAACACCGGTGAGCTGGTGCGACCGCTCGAGTACGAGGAGGCGCGCAGTTTCCTTGCCGAAGCCCGCGTGCGCTGGCAGCAAGCCGCCGCTGACGACGCCGGTGAGGTGGCGCAACAACTCGCCGCGCTCGGCGCCGCCATTGAAACCAAAGCCGGCGCCGAGCAGGTGCTGGAGCAACTCGAAGCCGTGCGCCGGCAAATCCGCGTGACGGCTGGAGTCAGCGAGGAGATCTACCCGCCAGAGGCACCGTCGGCCGCACGTGGCGCGGCGGTCTTCCGGGAGCACTGCGTCGCCTGTCACGGCGCGCGCGGGGACGGGCAGGGGCCGGAGGCGGCGCGCCTGGAGCGCAAGCCGGCCGATTTTACCGATCCCCAGTTCATGCGGGGCGAGACGCCGTACGACTTCTTCCACGTCATCAGCGCCGGCAAGCGCGGCGCCGCGATGCCCGCGTGGCAGGACGTGCTCTCGGTGCAAGAGCGCTGGGATGTGCTGGCTCATGTGTGGCGGCTCGGGCAGACGCCAGCACAACTGGCGCAGGGCCAGGGCGTCTACCTCAGTCAGTGTGCCGGCTGTCACGGCGCCGGCGGGGACGGCAACGGCAGCTACGCCCCGCAATTGCTCACCCCGGTGGCGGATCTCACCGAGCCGGCACGGTTGGCGCAACGCACCGAAGCCGAGCTGTTCGATTTGGTTCGCAATGGCGTGGCCGGCACGGCGATGCCGGCTTTCCGCAATCTGACCGAAGACGAGCGCTGGAGCGCAATCGCGTTTCTGCGGCTGCTCTCGCTCGGCGGTCCCGGCGGCGGCAGCGGCCCAGCGCCGCCGAGCACTGGCGCGCCGGCGTCTCAAGGCGCTGCCGCCGCCAGCGCGCTGGCCGAGACCCGCCGCTTGTTGGCGGCGGCGCTGGCCGCGTATCGCGCCCGGCAGCCGCAAACGCTGGCGCTGGTTTCGGATGCCTACTTCGAGTTCGAGCCGAGCGAAAAGCCACTGGCCGTGCGGGCGCCCGGGCTCACCCGGCAGATCGAGGCGCGCTTTCTCGAACTGCGCGCGCTGGTTTCGCGCCCGGATGCGGAACCGCAGGTGGCCGGCGTGATAGCCGCCATCGAGGCCGATCTCGAGACCGCGAGCGCAGCAATGGCCCCCCAATCGGGCTCGTACGCGCTGTTCGCTCAGTCGGCGACGATCATACTGCGCGAAGGCTTCGAGGTCGTTCTCATCATCGGCGCTCTGGTGGCGTACGTGGTCAAGTCGGGCAATCCCCACATGCAGCGGTCGATCCTGCTCGGCGCCGGGGCCGGTCTGGCAGGCAGCGTCCTCACCGCCTACGGCCTCCTGAGCTTGCTGCACGGTACCGCGGGCCCAACCGCCGAGACCCTTGAAGGCGTGACGATGCTGTTGGCAACCGCGGTCTTGTTTTGGGTGAGCTACTGGCTGATCTCGAAGGTTCAAGCGGAGAAGTGGCAGCGGTACATTCAGGGCAAGGTGCAAGCTGCGCTCTCGCGCGGCAGCGTGATGACCCTGGCTGGCGCGGCCTTCCTGGCAGTCTATCGCGAGGGCGTCGAAACGGTGCTCTTCTACCGGGCGCTGGTCGGTTCGGCAGACGGAGCCATCGGCGCGATCGCCGGCGGCCTGGCCGCGGGCGCCGCCTTGCTGGCGGGGCTGTACTTGACGCTTCGTCGTTTCGGGCTGCGCCTACCGATCAAGCCGTTCTTCGTCGGCACCAGCGCGCTGCTTTACGGCATGGCGCTCGGGTTTGCCGGCAACGGCATTGCCGAGTTACAGGAGGCGGGTTGGATCGCGCTAACGCCGGTGGCCGGGGTGCCGCGAGTTGAGTTCCTCGGGCTTCACCCAACACTCGAAACGTTGTTGGCGCAAGGAGCGCTGGTGGCGCTGGTGATCTACGCGGGTGCGTCCACACTGCGGCGCCGGGCGGCCCGGCCTTCGCCGCTCGACAACCGGCCGCCGCAAACCGGAGCGAGAATCGCTGAGGACTTGCGTCTAGCGGCGGGCGAGGCGTCGCCAATGCAAACGAGGTGA
- a CDS encoding SDR family NAD(P)-dependent oxidoreductase, whose amino-acid sequence MDVRDLSGKMVLVTGAASGIGKATALACARRGASLAICDVNESALAETERELRALGREVLARRVDVASRHDLHEFAAAVHAQVEAVDILMNNAGVALGGGFMDTSLEDWDWIVGINQWGVIHGCHFFVPAMVKRGRGGHVINVSSTAGFVAAEALLAYSTTKFAVLGLSEALRDELYRDHIGVTAVCPGVINTPITQSARLRGIQAGPEARERMIALFRRRNYPPERVAENLLKAVQRNRAVAPISPEAWFAYYTKRLAPWLVAWMNRKLGEQMRREAGVA is encoded by the coding sequence ATGGACGTGAGAGACCTCAGCGGGAAGATGGTACTGGTTACCGGCGCTGCCAGTGGCATTGGCAAGGCCACCGCGCTGGCGTGCGCGCGTCGGGGCGCCAGCCTGGCCATCTGTGACGTCAACGAGAGCGCTCTGGCCGAGACCGAACGCGAGCTCCGCGCGCTCGGCCGTGAAGTATTGGCCCGGCGGGTCGATGTCGCCAGCCGGCACGACCTGCACGAGTTCGCCGCCGCGGTCCACGCGCAGGTCGAGGCGGTCGACATTCTAATGAACAACGCCGGCGTGGCGCTGGGCGGGGGCTTCATGGACACCTCGCTCGAGGACTGGGATTGGATCGTCGGTATCAATCAATGGGGCGTGATTCACGGCTGCCACTTCTTCGTGCCGGCAATGGTCAAACGCGGCCGCGGCGGCCACGTGATCAACGTCTCTTCGACCGCGGGGTTTGTCGCGGCTGAGGCGCTGCTGGCCTACAGCACCACCAAGTTCGCGGTGCTGGGATTATCTGAAGCCCTGCGCGATGAGCTCTACCGCGATCACATCGGGGTCACCGCCGTCTGCCCGGGGGTGATCAACACCCCGATCACGCAGAGCGCACGGCTGCGCGGGATACAGGCCGGACCCGAGGCGCGCGAGCGCATGATCGCGCTGTTCCGGCGCCGCAATTATCCGCCCGAGCGCGTGGCCGAGAACCTCCTCAAGGCGGTGCAGCGCAACCGCGCGGTGGCGCCGATTTCGCCCGAGGCCTGGTTCGCGTACTACACCAAACGCCTGGCCCCGTGGCTGGTGGCGTGGATGAACCGCAAGCTCGGGGAACAAATGCGGCGCGAGGCGGGCGTGGCCTGA
- a CDS encoding MGMT family protein: protein MKVQPDRMHRRGALTGYGGGLRAKTWLLLHEGVLLV, encoded by the coding sequence ATGAAGGTTCAACCCGATCGTATGCACCGTCGAGGCGCGCTCACCGGCTACGGCGGCGGCCTCAGGGCGAAGACCTGGCTGCTGCTACACGAAGGCGTGCTGTTGGTCTGA
- a CDS encoding Hpt domain-containing protein, whose translation MAAATKPSLDADHKEVSCWLSELPSLERRPPHRADAAALARMHAGAPPAAAAGGAALEPELIEAFGVEARESLHICEELLLQLLQQPNSDEVRFALLRRLHTLKSAAAAAGLEAMAAQIHNAESLLEAAATDRTDDDHLTALLLQLTDVVASLVGEVSLLCMGGARHRAPVAVSPAGARRLPASRLQAVSLEAAFRRLHPAVREAARREGKLAELRLQGGAFGVSQSVVKALFGPLLHLVRNAVAHGIEAPAKRTAAGKPTAGTVCVAGEIGPDGDLLVSVADDGRGLDFAAISAQAHSRQLIPATAEPSRDELLRLIFHPGFSTRAQATDVAGRGVGLDVVVHEVTALRGQIAVSSADGVGTTVRLSIPRQTWADAGSLP comes from the coding sequence ATGGCTGCTGCCACCAAACCATCCCTCGACGCTGATCACAAGGAAGTCTCGTGCTGGCTCAGCGAGCTGCCTTCGTTGGAGCGCCGGCCGCCTCATCGCGCCGACGCGGCGGCGCTGGCCCGGATGCACGCGGGCGCGCCGCCGGCGGCGGCAGCCGGCGGCGCGGCGTTGGAGCCCGAGCTGATAGAGGCTTTCGGCGTCGAAGCCCGGGAGAGCTTGCATATCTGTGAAGAACTGCTGCTGCAGTTGCTCCAGCAGCCGAACAGCGACGAGGTCCGCTTCGCCCTCCTCCGCCGGCTGCACACGCTCAAGAGCGCGGCCGCGGCGGCCGGGCTCGAGGCGATGGCGGCACAGATCCATAACGCTGAGTCGTTGCTTGAAGCCGCGGCCACGGACCGTACCGACGACGATCACCTGACCGCCCTGCTGCTCCAGCTAACCGACGTGGTCGCCAGCCTGGTTGGTGAAGTCAGCCTACTGTGCATGGGCGGCGCCCGGCACCGCGCCCCGGTAGCTGTGAGCCCGGCGGGGGCGCGGCGGTTGCCGGCCTCCCGTTTGCAAGCCGTATCGCTCGAAGCCGCATTTCGCCGCCTGCACCCGGCGGTGCGCGAGGCGGCACGCCGTGAAGGCAAATTGGCCGAGCTGCGACTGCAGGGCGGCGCGTTCGGCGTGAGTCAGAGCGTGGTCAAGGCCCTGTTCGGGCCGCTACTGCATCTTGTCCGTAATGCGGTCGCACACGGGATCGAAGCCCCGGCAAAGCGCACTGCCGCCGGAAAACCGACCGCGGGCACGGTTTGCGTTGCCGGCGAGATCGGCCCCGACGGCGACTTGCTCGTCAGTGTCGCCGACGACGGCCGGGGTCTCGACTTCGCCGCCATCAGTGCCCAGGCGCACTCGCGTCAGTTGATTCCCGCCACCGCCGAACCCTCACGCGATGAACTGCTGCGCTTGATCTTCCATCCCGGCTTCTCGACCCGAGCGCAGGCCACGGATGTGGCTGGGCGCGGTGTCGGCCTGGATGTGGTGGTACACGAAGTCACCGCGTTGCGCGGCCAGATCGCGGTCAGTTCCGCCGACGGCGTCGGCACCACGGTGCGGTTGAGTATTCCTCGTCAAACCTGGGCCGACGCCGGCTCATTACCGTGA
- a CDS encoding class I SAM-dependent methyltransferase encodes MYDEQYYEGHRLDEDRIALWYYARVVRRLGRAGGRLLDYGCGTGHLLKRLTGAFESFGYDASAYARSRARLTAPEAVILEEWASLPPGSLDVVVALHTLEHLRRPHAVMPQLANLLRPGAVFLFVVPNTNSLGRRLKRANWFGHRDPTHYSLLSQGEWVELTRRVGLQLLWVSGDGWWDAPYLPLIPTAIQRPLFGAPAALQLFAPIARPFLPASMGECLIVAARRV; translated from the coding sequence ATGTACGACGAGCAATACTACGAGGGCCATCGGCTGGACGAGGACCGCATCGCGTTGTGGTACTACGCTCGGGTCGTGCGCCGGCTGGGCCGGGCCGGCGGCCGCCTGCTCGACTACGGCTGCGGCACCGGGCACTTGCTCAAGCGACTCACCGGTGCTTTCGAGTCCTTCGGCTACGACGCCTCCGCCTATGCCCGCAGCCGCGCGCGGTTGACCGCCCCAGAGGCCGTTATTCTGGAAGAGTGGGCCTCGCTGCCGCCGGGCAGCCTGGATGTGGTGGTGGCGCTCCACACCTTGGAACATCTGCGCCGGCCGCACGCGGTCATGCCTCAGCTCGCCAACTTGCTGCGGCCCGGTGCCGTATTTCTCTTCGTGGTCCCTAATACCAACAGCTTGGGGCGACGGCTCAAGCGCGCCAACTGGTTCGGCCACCGCGACCCCACGCATTACAGCCTGCTGAGCCAAGGCGAGTGGGTCGAGCTGACGCGACGGGTGGGGCTGCAGCTCCTGTGGGTCAGCGGCGACGGCTGGTGGGACGCGCCCTACCTGCCCTTGATCCCCACCGCCATCCAGCGGCCGCTGTTCGGTGCGCCCGCCGCGCTGCAGCTGTTTGCCCCGATTGCCCGCCCCTTCCTGCCCGCAAGCATGGGTGAATGCCTGATCGTGGCCGCACGCCGGGTATAA